The genomic stretch ATGTGTAAATATGGCCACCACGAAGAACCGGTACTTGTCTCGGTTGGTGAGGGTCATATAATACATAGTCTTTAGCTTTAATGTCACCTGAAAGTAGACCAAAATCGACATGTTGTAAATTGCACATAACAAATTACACTCACCATTTTCTAGTTTCACATCCACTAATAGCCTCATGCTTGACTCACGTATCTCCTTTACAATCAAACGATCACTGTCTCTGACAACAAAGAGGCAGTTGACCAGACACCCTTGCTCCTGCTTCATAGCCTTTAGAAACAAACCATCAGATTGCTACTAGATCATGGTGCAACCCTCAGACAGGGCAGGGCAAGCAtgcgcaagcacacacacacacacacacacacacacacacacacacacacacacacacacacacacattcattcattcattcattgtccGCTACTCGTGTACGAGTTCATGATTTCTCTACTGATTAGAATTCAACCATCGCTTGTGTGCTTGATCATGTGCATAGAGACCAATACGAGAATGACAATCGCAATGACAGATGGCGCATATATAGACTTGTAATTACTCCTTGAGCCATTTGCTGATGTATGTGTTGTTATTTTTCTAATTATTTCATTCTCTCATCCTCAAACTTCTTCAGACCAGATgaatgaacacacacacacacacacacacacacacacacacacacacacacacacacacacacacacacacacacacacacacacacacacacacacacatacacacacacacacagagacacacacacacagagacacacacacacacggacacacacacacacggacacacacacacacggacacacacacacacggacacacacacacacagacacacacacacacagacacacacacacacacacacacacacacacacacacacacacagacacagacacacacagacacagacacacacagacacacacagacacacacagacacagacacacacagacacacacacacacagacacacacacacacagacacagacacacagacacacacagacacacacacacacacacacacacacacacacacacacacacacacacacacacacacacaagcacacaccacacacacacacacacacacacacacacacacacacacacacacacacacacacacacacacacacacacaagcacacaccacacacacacgcgtgcgcttCACAGTACATAGGTgatcaacacaacaacaagacCACCAAAAACCAACCAGTCTGTAGGTCCTGTCACGCTTGAAAGTTAAATGATATCGTGGAGAATTAGCAAACTCTGACGTGAAAATTATTAGACCAGGATCAAGATACAGATCTACGTTGACTTACTTGGATCACAAAGATACTTGTCTAACTGGAAGAACTTTGCTTCATCCAAAACAG from Corticium candelabrum chromosome 21, ooCorCand1.1, whole genome shotgun sequence encodes the following:
- the LOC134196907 gene encoding uncharacterized protein LOC134196907 — protein: MAAVLDEAKFFQLDKYLCDPKFANSPRYHLTFKRDRTYRLAMKQEQGCLVNCLFVVRDSDRLIVKEIRESSMRLLVDVKLENGDIKAKDYVLYDPHQPRQVPVLRGGHIYTFRLGLPTDISRGVPIPTMDIIFQELLVFGEHEQLVDISANSDRD